TTTCTGGATTAAACTCTGGGAGTCAGCCATGGTTCTTGCTGATGTTGCTGCAACATTGCCTTTGGAGCCTGGTGCCAGGGTGCTTGAACTCGGTGCTGGCCTGGGTGCTCCTGGATTGGCCGCTGCTGCTAAAGGTTTTGTTGTTACCTTAAGCGATTATGAGCAGATCATTTTAGATTTTCAGCGAGTCAGTGCTGCCAAGAATGGTCTGGATGTGACTATCTCATTTGTTGATTGGAATAAGCCTCCGACTTTAGAGCCTTTTGACGTCATTCTGGGCGCAGAGGTCATATTTAGAGAAGATCTCATTGCGCCTTTGATTGGTGTTTTTGATAAACTGCTTAAACCGGATGGAACTATATATCTTGCCCATGACATTCGCCGTCAGACCTTGTATAAG
This genomic window from Desulfobulbaceae bacterium contains:
- a CDS encoding methyltransferase domain-containing protein, giving the protein MSVNKLPSKEAEILRKIRKQYTVAFEPLTIRDVEIQLLKVQDLESVLKGKDPFKNVSEFPFWIKLWESAMVLADVAATLPLEPGARVLELGAGLGAPGLAAAAKGFVVTLSDYEQIILDFQRVSAAKNGLDVTISFVDWNKPPTLEPFDVILGAEVIFREDLIAPLIGVFDKLLKPDGTIYLAHDIRRQTLYKFLDAAKDTYKIMVKKITLSDGDEEVTVMFNCLKRK